In Pseudorca crassidens isolate mPseCra1 chromosome 13, mPseCra1.hap1, whole genome shotgun sequence, the following proteins share a genomic window:
- the GPR63 gene encoding probable G-protein coupled receptor 63 has product MVFSAVLTASHTGASNTTFVVYENTNMNITVPPPFQHPDMGSLLRYSFETMAPTGMSSLTLNSTAVPPTPAVLKSLNLPLQIILSAIMIFILFVSFLGNLVVCLMVYQKAAMRSAINILLASLAFADMLLAVLNMPFALVTILTTRWIFGKFFCRVSAMFFWLFVIEGVAILLIISIDRFLIIVQRQDKLNPYRAKVLIAVSWATSFCVAFPLAVGNPDLQIPSRAPQCVFGYTTNPGYQAYVILISLISFFLPFLVILYSFMGILNTLRHNALRIHSYPEGICLSQASKLGLMSLQRPFQMSIDMGFKTRAFTTILILFAVFIFCWAPFTTYSLVATFSKHFYYQHNFFEISTWLLWLCYLKSALNPLIYYWRIKKFHDACLDMMPKSLKFLPRLPGHTRRRIRPSAVYVCGEHRTVV; this is encoded by the coding sequence ATGGTATTCTCTGCAGTGTTGACTGCGTCCCATACCGGGGCATCCAACACAACATTCGTAGTTTATGAAAACACCAACATGAATATTACGGTCCCTCCACCATTCCAGCATCCCGACATGGGTTCGCTGCTTAGATACAGTTTTGAAACCATGGCTCCCACCGGGATGAGTTCCTTGACACTGAATAGTACAGCTGTGCCCCCAACACCAGCGGTTTTAAAGAGCCTAAACTTGCCTCTCCAGATCATCCTTTCTGCTATAATGATATTTATTCTGTTTGTGTCTTTTCTTGGGAACTTGGTTGTGTGCCTCATGGTTTACCAAAAAGCTGCCATGCGCTCCGCCATTAACATCCTCCTGGCCAGCCTGGCTTTTGCAGACATGTTGCTTGCCGTTCTGAACATGCCCTTTGCCTTGGTCACCATTCTTACCACCAGATGGATTTTTGGGAAATTCTTCTGTAGGGTATCTGCCATGTTTTTCTGGTTGTTTGTGATAGAGGGAGTAGCCATCCTGCTCATCATTAGCATCGATAGGTTTCTTATTATAGTCCAGAGGCAGGATAAGCTGAATCCATATAGGGCTAAGGTTCTCATTGCAGTTTCTTGGGCAACTTCTTTTTGTGTAGCTTTTCCTTTGGCAGTAGGAAACCCTGACCTGCAGATACCTTCCCGAGCCCCGCAGTGTGTGTTTGGGTACACAACCAATCCAGGTTACCAGGCTTATGTGATTTtgatttctctcatttctttcttcctacccTTTCTGGTGATACTGTATTCGTTCATGGGCATACTCAATACCCTTCGGCACAATGCCTTGAGGATCCATAGCTACCCCGAAGGTATATGCCTCAGCCAGGCCAGCAAACTGGGTCTCATGAGTCTACAGAGACCCTTCCAGATGAGCATTGACATGGGCTTTAAAACACGTGCCTTCACGACCATTTTGATTCTCTTTGCTGTCTTCATTTTCTGCTGGGCCCCATTCACCACTTACAGCCTTGTGGCGACGTTCAGCAAGCACTTTTACTATCAACACAACTTTTTTGAGATTAGCACCTGGCTACTCTGGCTCTGCTACCTCAAGTCTGCATTGAACCCACTGATTTACTACTGGAGGATTAAGAAATTCCATGACGCCTGCCTGGACATGATGCCTAAGTCCCTCAAGTTTTTGCCGCGGCTCCCTGGCCACACAAGGCGACGGATACGCCCCAGTGCTGTCTACGTGTGTGGGGAACATCGGACGGTGGTGTGA